The Rickettsia endosymbiont of Gonocerus acuteangulatus nucleotide sequence GTGTCAAAAAGTACTGTTTGAAAAGGAATCTTCTTGCTATAAACAGCATTATTTAACATGTTTAATAGGTGTTCTAGTTTTGTTGCTCCATCATGATCAGGTGCAAAAATTCGATAATCTATTACCCAAAACTTATTAATATCAGGGTTATAATATACCAGACTCACTACTCCTATACCTTTAGTAACTCTACCTGTAGCTCCACTGTACTGCGATCTTGCAATTTCTATTTGCTTCGTATTCCTTTTATTTAAAACCGTATCATCAAATATTGTATATCCATTAGATGAAAAAATAACATCATTCTTGATGTGTTCCCATAACAAAGAAGGTGTATATTTTTCATTCCTTAAAAATCTATTAATAACATCATGACTACATTTCTTTGCATGTTCAGCGTAGTAGGTTAAACTATAATTCTTTTGGCTAACTATTAAAAATTGACAATAATCTGTCCTATTAATTGGTATTGCTTGCAACTTTATCCTCTTTGACATGTTTAATTATTTTTACAATAATTTATCACTTTT carries:
- a CDS encoding transposase, whose translation is MSKRIKLQAIPINRTDYCQFLIVSQKNYSLTYYAEHAKKCSHDVINRFLRNEKYTPSLLWEHIKNDVIFSSNGYTIFDDTVLNKRNTKQIEIARSQYSGATGRVTKGIGVVSLVYYNPDINKFWVIDYRIFAPDHDGATKLEHLLNMLNNAVYSKKIPFQTVLFDTWYSTHKIMQHVDSLGKYYYAPIKANRNVSKTHDSKPYKAVKELTFSDEDQAWSRDSYKRLC